A segment of the Echinicola strongylocentroti genome:
TGTCCGGGATGGTCACTGGCCATTGGTCTGTTGATCGCAAAAATGGCCACTTCAGGATGATCTCCGTATTGCTCATGGAAGCGCTGTAAGTCGGGAAATTTTTTCCAACATGGAGCACAGCCGATAAACCAAAAATCCAAAAGGACTACTTTTCCTTTCAGCTGTTCACTGTTTACTTCTTTGCCATTTTTATCCAATGCCGAAAATGGCACTGATCGGAGTGCTGAGACTTCCCCAGAAGTATTGCCGAATTCTATATAGTGTACCCAAGTGGAATAGATGTTTAGATTGAGCAAGAAGGGGAATAGCGCAATGAGAAAAGTGTAGAGATAACGCTTACGGAGGCCCGACGCGTACACCGCTGCAGCCAATACGCCAAGGACAAAACTGATGACGGTAGGAAGGACCTTGGTAGCAAACCGAAGGCTTGGCAGACTGATAAAGGCGAATAGCAATACCCCAAATAGTGAGATAAAAATGGTCCACTTAGAAGGTAGAAATTTAGCTAGCTGCTGAATGTACAGCGTGTCAATTACAAAAATCAGTATAAACCCCAGCAAAGCCCCAACACCCCAAAGACTATAGTCTCTGGATATGGATAGCAATTGGGCACTTAGGTAAAACGTGACTATAAAAAGCAATGTGGCGAGAAAAAAACTCAGAATACCTTTTTTCATGAATACAATTAAAGTAATGATGTTGGCTATTAAACGTGATTTTAACAAGCTAGTTCCGATCAACTGCCATTTTTAACCCGGTTTATGCACTATGAATCGTAATAGATAGGCTAATGCAAGCCTTGTCCACTAGACCGTGACGATCATACTACCATTCATTGATCAATATAAACCTGATTTTGTCTCCTTGTTTTTTTTGGGAGAGGCACGATATTCCCTGTTCGGTAAGCTGCAAAATACGCGGATATCCTCCGGTAACTTGGGCATCTTTCATCAATATCATCGTTTTGCCTCCTGGAGTGAGCTGGACAGTTCCTGGGTAGACAGGGGACGTTAGGATTTCCTGTAACTGGTTTTCAATCTTTTCTTCAAGCTGTATACCCATTCTGTTTTGCTTGGCGGATAGGTGAAAATCAGTTGAGAAGAGCTTTTCAAAAGAAGTGTCTCCCATTTCTGAAGCTTCTGGCCCTGGGTATACCTCAATCTTTTGGTCCTCGAAGAGGGCATCGTCCATAGCTACCTTGGCAAGGGCTCTGGGAGGTTGGGTGGTAGCGGCAGAAAAAGGCAAATGCATACCTTCCTGAAGGCGATCATGTGGAGTAATGCCAGCATACCAACTCCGGCTACCAAGGACTGAGGGCGTCTGAAATCCGCCATGCACACCAAGATACATCCTACAACCGGACTTTACAGGAGAAAGTTTCAGTCGATCGCCCTTGGCTATTTCGATGACATGATTAATTGGGACAGTCTGTTGGTTTACCTGAATGCTTGCTGGAGCGCCTGTAAGAACGGCCGTAGTGGGATGGTGGAAGAGAAATTCCCCGCCTATCATGGTCAGTTCCAGACAGGCTGCATTGGGTTCATTTCGTAATAAGTGGTTGGCGAGTTGGTAGGATTGCTGGTCCATCGCGCCGGCGGCAGGTATGCCCCAGTGTCCGTACCCCGTTCGGCCAAGATCTTGGACTGTTCCATAAAAACCAGCGTTGACCACTTCTAATTTTCCGTCAGGTGTTTTCATAGCGTATTTGATAGTTTTTCTCTGCTATTTGGGTCGATATTGTGTGAAAATCCTCTTTTGAAATGGCTTCAAATTTTATTTCGTCGCCAGGCTGTGGCTGCAATGGAGGGTCTTTTTTGATATTGAACAGCTGTACAGGTGTTTTTCCGATGACATTCCAGCCACCAGGACTGTCCATGGGGTAAATTCCAGTTTGTTTCCCGCCAATGGCCACAGCCCCCTTTTCAATCAACGGGTCAGGTTGCGTCTTCCTTGGGGCAAAAAGCCGCTCGTCCAGTCCTCCTAAGTACATAAACCCCGGCATAAAGCCATAAAAATAAAGTAAATAGGGATGTTTTTTATGGAGGTTGATGATTTGATCTGCTGATAAGCCGGTATGTTCCGCTACCATATTCAGGTCTTTGCCACTATACCATACTGGGATAAGCCATCGTTTTCCCGAGTGCTTGGAAGCTCCTTCTGCGCTGGTTTCGGCGATTTCCTCCAGTTTATTGATGATGTCGTTGAGCTGAAATGGGGCTTTGAACCTAAGACTTAGGCAGTGATAGCCCATTATGACGTCCAGCAAGTCTTCCTGCCACAGTTGCTGCACAGTTGCTTTCAGTGAGGTCATTTCCTTCAAGGTAGAAGGGGCGATCTTTGGGGGCCAATACAGTTCAAGTAAGGTGGGCGATATGTGCTTGTACTTAAATTGATGTGACATTGATCAGGATGTTTTAGGATCTGTTAAATGATTTCGTTAGCAGTTTTATGGCATCTTGACTGCTTGGTATATGGCCTTCGTCAAGGCCAATGCTTCAGGATGATCTCCGTGAACACATACGGTGTCGGCAATGATTGGGAATTGTTTGCCTGACAAGGTCTTTACTTTCTCATCATTGATCATTCTTTCCAAATGGCTAAGGACCTTGGCTGTTCCCTTAATGATGGCATGAGGAGCTTTTCTGGATACCAATGTCAGGTCATCAGTATAATTCCTGTCGGCAAAGACTTCATTCCACACTTGCAGGTTGTTTTCTTTGGCCAGTTGGCCTATTTTGGAGCCAAATGGTGCAAATAGGATGGTGTCAGGATAATTTTCCTTGATCAAGTCCACTAGCAATTGTGCCGTTTTAGTGTCTTTTGCTGCTTGGTTATAAAGTGCTCCATGAGGTTTGATGTGGTGAAGTGGAGCGTTTTGCTGTTTAAGGATTTTGTCGAACATTTGCAACTGTTCAAGGATACTGGCGCTAAGCTGCGAATGAGGAATGTCCATGGTCTCACGGCCAAAGTTCTTGCGGTCCGGGTACGAGGGATGAGCACCGATTTTTACGTGATGCTTCAGTGCCAAGTTAATGGTGGCTTGCATGGATGCTTTATCTCCGGCGTGTCCTCCGCAAGCGATATTACAGCTGGAGATGTATGGCATTACATCAGCATCTGTCTTCATTCCTTCACCCAGATCACAATTAATATCTATTTTCATAAATTCCAATTTTGGACTACATTCAAGATACTTTTGATACCTAAAATACAAGTGATGATCCAGATGCCCAAGCCCAATAGGTTAGCCCACCACGGATTGGTGTTTTTGCCCATCAATTGCCGCTTATTGACCATCCACAGTATAAAGGTACTTAAAACAGGCAACAATATCCCATTAGTTAGCTGTGCTATGCCTATCAACCGTACGGGGTGGATTCCCAAGGAGGAAAAAATAATACCTAGTAGCAAGATAATGCTGAAAGTCCACCGCATAGGTGAAGTAGTTAGGCCATTGTCCCATCCAAAACAGCCACATATGACCAACGCTCCAGCCAAGGGAGCGGTGATCGATGAAGTGATCCCCGCTGCAAAAAGCCCCAGCCCCAAAAAATACGGAGCAAAATCACCCAAGAGTGGTTTCAGGCTTTCGCTAAGATCTGTAATGACTTCTATTTTGTCGGCATTGCCCAACGCACCTGTTACCATGATCGCCATGGAGACCAAACCTCCTACCAATACAGCAAGGTAGGTATCCATCCTTACATACCTAAGGTCTGACGGAGCATGCCATTTTTTAGCCACCAAAGAGGAGTGGAGAAAGAGGTTGTAGGGCACGACCGTGGTGCCAATAAGCGCCAATATGGAAAAGGTGTTTTCAGAAGTGATCGATGGGATGAAACCGGTAATTAGTTCAGAAAATGGAGGTTTGCCTACTAATGCAGTGACCAAAAAGACCATGCTCATGAAAAGCACAACGCCTACCATAAATCGCTCGACAGTTTTATAATTCCCTCTCATCAGCAGTGCCCAAGCCAGCAGCCCTGTGAGTAGGGGGAAGGGTTGGAAGGCTATTCCAAATGGAAGAGGAGAGGTAGAAGGAATAAAGGCTTCCAGTCCCATTACGGCACCGGTGAGATTACCAGCTTCATAAGCCGCATTTCCCACCACAATGGACACTATGACTAAGCCGAGCGCCATCAACTTGGGCAATGGCTGCTTTATACTTGATCGAATGGCTTCAGGAAGGCCTTTTTGGGTGATCAGCCCAATTCTCGCAGCCATTTCCTGAAGCATGGCGGTGGCAATTATTGAAAGCAATAGTGCCCAAAGTAATTCATAGCCAAAGCGCACACCTGCCATGCTGCAGACTGTAACAGTTCCTGGTCCTATAAATGCTGCTGCTACCAGCGGTCCAGGTCCGATCTGCTTTATCCATTTATTTTTCAAAGGTCAATAGGATTTATAAAAGTGGTCAACTGTAGTGTTCTTTTCATACATAAATCAACTAATGGTGATATTCACCATTAATATATGCATGATTCTGTTGAATTGGGGAGTGGTGAGGAGAATTTTGCTGAAAGTAACCGACGTTCCTGATAAAAATCATCGGTAGACGGTAGTTAAACCCGGATTATGCATTAGGAATCGTAGTGAGAGCTGAAATTGCAAGAAAATCAGTTAGTTTGGAGGTATTAGCGTAGCACCGCTACGGTTATGCCGAAAACTAAAGTGAAACGGCTGATTTTGAAGCAGTTTCAGGTCGCAACAGATAGGCTAATGCATATTCCGGGTTAAATTATGTGTGACATTAACTGTCCCACTTTAGCCGATTGGGGATAGTTAATACCAGCTGCGTGATTTAATTTGCATAAAATAAAACAGTGAGATATGGAATGGATGGTAATAGCGCTGATTGGGGTGAATTTATTGTTGACCATTTTGGTGCTGATCAGGCACAGTAGGTCAAGGTCTGATCAAAAGGCAATCGAAGACCGCTTCAATGTCCTAAAAGAGGATTTTAGAAGCCAGATGGCAGAAAACAGAAAGGAAATGGGACAACATATCCATCAACAGTTTCAGTTGGTCATGGATATGATGAGAGAATCAAGCAAAGACCAGAATGATACACTGCGTGATTTTGGGAAGCTATTCAGGGAAAATGTCCGTGAGTTCAATGAACTGCAACGGGAAAAATTTTCCGAGCAGGAGCGGAGACAGGAGAAGATGCTATTATCCACTGAAGCGAGGCTGGACAAGATGCGGGAAACTGTGGACGAAAAACTCCAAAAAACCTTGGAGACCCGGCTAGGTCAGTCCTTTGAAGTAGTCAGCAAGCAGCTACAGGCTGTCCAAAAGGGGCTAGGGGAGATGCAGAGCCTGGCTACAGGTGTTGGGGACCTCAAGCGGGTGCTGACCAATGTCAAGAGCCGTGGGATTTTGGGAGAATACCAATTGCAGAGTATTTTGGAAAACATATTGGCACCTGATCAATATGTGAGCAACGCCGTGATGAAAAAGGGATCAGCAGAAAGGGTGGAGTTTGCAGTACATCTTCCTGGCAATAATGAGGAACCTGTTTTTTTACCGATAGACGCTAAGTTTCCCCAAGAAGCCTACCATCGGTTACTGGAAGCCTATGAGACGGGAGAAAAGGAGCAGATAGAAACAGCAAAGATTGGCCTTTACAGGGCCATCAAAAAGTCAGCACAAGATATCAGCCAGAAATATATCAATCCGCCTTATACCACTGATTTTGCGGTCATGTTTTTGCCGATGGAGAGCTTGTATGCTGAGGTTATCCGTGATGGCGGGCTTTCCCAGCAGCTACAGAGGGATTATAAGGTAGTGGTGACAGGCCCTACTACCCTGGCAGCCATGCTTAACAGCCTACAGATGGGCTTCAAAACCTTGGCCATCCAAAAACGCAGCAGTGAAGTATGGAGAGTACTTGGTGCAGTGAAAACAGAATTTGGTAAATTCGGTAATTTAATTGAAAAAGCCCAAAAGAAGCTTCATGAGGCCAATAGTGAACTGGATACGCTAGTCGGCACCCGAACCCGTGTGATCCAAAGGAAACTGAGGGATATCGAAGAGCTTCCGGAAAATGAAAAAGGAAAGCTATTGGATAATTGACCGCGGATTTTGTGGTATATATATAGCCTTCGACTCCGCTCAGGCTGACATCTCTTTACTAATAACCTGAGCTCGACTTATTTTAAGTATTAAAAGCGTCATAGCGAACCCTTTTTAGGAGGATGTGGGTTGGAAAAGGGTGTGGCAATCCCCAAATACTAAGACTGCCACGGCTTCCATCCCTTAAATCTCCCCCTAAGCCTCGCAGTGACGATTTTATAATCGAACTGAGGTTAGTGGGTGCTCACAGAAAGATCCGAAATCTCAGAAAAGCCTTGTTTCATTCAGGGTGTTCTGCGCGTACCGTGAGAAATAAAATCTACTGGCAAGAAAGCGTTTAACCCGGATTATGCATTAGGAATCGTAGTGAGAGCTGAAATTGCAAGAAAATCAGTTAGTTTGGAGGCATTAGCGTAGCACCGCTACGGTTATGCCGAAAACTAAAGTGAAACGACTGATTTTGAAGCAGTTTCAGGTCGCAACAGATAGGCTAATGCATATTCCGGGTTTAACCAAATTGTGGTATTATCATCCAGGCGTATGCAACTTTGTGAAAGGATGATCGTTTTTTTCTATAAAAGAAGAAACTATGAAATGGAGAATATGGCTAGGCCTACTGCTCTTGGTAGTCGCAGCAGTGGCTTGTAATCCGGTAAAAGTTTATTTGGAAAAAGACGAGGTCAAAGCAGATCGCAAGTATGATACCTTTGTCATTATCAATCAATATCAGGGTAAGGAAGCATGGAATTCCCCAATGTTGGACAAAAATCTCAGGGAAGGCCTAGCGAAAGGAATGGAGGAAAGAGGATACAAAGAAGATGCCCATCAACCTGATCTTATTTTGCGCTATAACACCTTGCTCAGTGAAGGGGAAAAGGAAGTGAGAGATACGGACTATTATGGAATGTCTCCTTATGGGATGTACAATCCTTATATGTACCGATCCCCTTACGGGATGCCTTATTGGCCAAGTAGTACTGAAATCGAGAAATATAATTTGGGTGAAGTAGTCATTGATTTTATAGACCCTATGGCGGATGAGGTGATCTTGCGGATCAGTGCAGTGGGAGAAGTGAATAATGTGAAGCAAAAAT
Coding sequences within it:
- a CDS encoding TlpA disulfide reductase family protein: MKKGILSFFLATLLFIVTFYLSAQLLSISRDYSLWGVGALLGFILIFVIDTLYIQQLAKFLPSKWTIFISLFGVLLFAFISLPSLRFATKVLPTVISFVLGVLAAAVYASGLRKRYLYTFLIALFPFLLNLNIYSTWVHYIEFGNTSGEVSALRSVPFSALDKNGKEVNSEQLKGKVVLLDFWFIGCAPCWKKFPDLQRFHEQYGDHPEVAIFAINRPMASDHPGQSFESIQKKGYDFNVLQGDQKIMDDFGIYVYPTVVVLNKDGKIIFMGQLDEAITSVEEALQE
- a CDS encoding 5-oxoprolinase subunit C family protein, whose product is MKTPDGKLEVVNAGFYGTVQDLGRTGYGHWGIPAAGAMDQQSYQLANHLLRNEPNAACLELTMIGGEFLFHHPTTAVLTGAPASIQVNQQTVPINHVIEIAKGDRLKLSPVKSGCRMYLGVHGGFQTPSVLGSRSWYAGITPHDRLQEGMHLPFSAATTQPPRALAKVAMDDALFEDQKIEVYPGPEASEMGDTSFEKLFSTDFHLSAKQNRMGIQLEEKIENQLQEILTSPVYPGTVQLTPGGKTMILMKDAQVTGGYPRILQLTEQGISCLSQKKQGDKIRFILINEW
- the pxpB gene encoding 5-oxoprolinase subunit PxpB — protein: MSHQFKYKHISPTLLELYWPPKIAPSTLKEMTSLKATVQQLWQEDLLDVIMGYHCLSLRFKAPFQLNDIINKLEEIAETSAEGASKHSGKRWLIPVWYSGKDLNMVAEHTGLSADQIINLHKKHPYLLYFYGFMPGFMYLGGLDERLFAPRKTQPDPLIEKGAVAIGGKQTGIYPMDSPGGWNVIGKTPVQLFNIKKDPPLQPQPGDEIKFEAISKEDFHTISTQIAEKNYQIRYENT
- the pxpA gene encoding 5-oxoprolinase subunit PxpA, translating into MKIDINCDLGEGMKTDADVMPYISSCNIACGGHAGDKASMQATINLALKHHVKIGAHPSYPDRKNFGRETMDIPHSQLSASILEQLQMFDKILKQQNAPLHHIKPHGALYNQAAKDTKTAQLLVDLIKENYPDTILFAPFGSKIGQLAKENNLQVWNEVFADRNYTDDLTLVSRKAPHAIIKGTAKVLSHLERMINDEKVKTLSGKQFPIIADTVCVHGDHPEALALTKAIYQAVKMP
- a CDS encoding Nramp family divalent metal transporter, with the protein product MKNKWIKQIGPGPLVAAAFIGPGTVTVCSMAGVRFGYELLWALLLSIIATAMLQEMAARIGLITQKGLPEAIRSSIKQPLPKLMALGLVIVSIVVGNAAYEAGNLTGAVMGLEAFIPSTSPLPFGIAFQPFPLLTGLLAWALLMRGNYKTVERFMVGVVLFMSMVFLVTALVGKPPFSELITGFIPSITSENTFSILALIGTTVVPYNLFLHSSLVAKKWHAPSDLRYVRMDTYLAVLVGGLVSMAIMVTGALGNADKIEVITDLSESLKPLLGDFAPYFLGLGLFAAGITSSITAPLAGALVICGCFGWDNGLTTSPMRWTFSIILLLGIIFSSLGIHPVRLIGIAQLTNGILLPVLSTFILWMVNKRQLMGKNTNPWWANLLGLGIWIITCILGIKSILNVVQNWNL
- a CDS encoding DNA recombination protein RmuC → MEWMVIALIGVNLLLTILVLIRHSRSRSDQKAIEDRFNVLKEDFRSQMAENRKEMGQHIHQQFQLVMDMMRESSKDQNDTLRDFGKLFRENVREFNELQREKFSEQERRQEKMLLSTEARLDKMRETVDEKLQKTLETRLGQSFEVVSKQLQAVQKGLGEMQSLATGVGDLKRVLTNVKSRGILGEYQLQSILENILAPDQYVSNAVMKKGSAERVEFAVHLPGNNEEPVFLPIDAKFPQEAYHRLLEAYETGEKEQIETAKIGLYRAIKKSAQDISQKYINPPYTTDFAVMFLPMESLYAEVIRDGGLSQQLQRDYKVVVTGPTTLAAMLNSLQMGFKTLAIQKRSSEVWRVLGAVKTEFGKFGNLIEKAQKKLHEANSELDTLVGTRTRVIQRKLRDIEELPENEKGKLLDN
- a CDS encoding DUF4136 domain-containing protein; amino-acid sequence: MKWRIWLGLLLLVVAAVACNPVKVYLEKDEVKADRKYDTFVIINQYQGKEAWNSPMLDKNLREGLAKGMEERGYKEDAHQPDLILRYNTLLSEGEKEVRDTDYYGMSPYGMYNPYMYRSPYGMPYWPSSTEIEKYNLGEVVIDFIDPMADEVILRISAVGEVNNVKQKYKNIDASVSKILNEFFRNMPS